One Podarcis muralis chromosome 1, rPodMur119.hap1.1, whole genome shotgun sequence genomic window carries:
- the ITGB2 gene encoding integrin beta-2 isoform X1 produces MMMLYWWKGERPSPFLEAKQKEMLHERFLLLSGAGLLILTSVLSLECTKYNVKTCQDCIQSGPGCAWCKKRDFTKVGEQDSSRCDTREQLRQRGCGDDIIFPESFAQPGPPPSQIKQIQPENVHLQLRQDLPAVFNVTFRRGEDYPIDLYYLMDLSYSMNDDLENVKKLGGDLLNALKSITKHARIGFGAFVDKTVLPFVNTHPEKLQNPCPSKETKCQPPFAFRHVLSLTDRVEKFKEEVGKQDISGNLDAPEGGLDAMMQAAVCGDKIGWKNVTRLLVYTTDDGFHFAGDGKLGAILTPYDGKCHLEENMYKRSNEYDYPSVGQLVQKLEENNIQPIFAVTSKMVDTYRKLSEMIPKSAVGELQEDSNNIIQLIQRAYDSLSSKIILDHGPLPNFIKITYDSFCPNQIHTKDKPRGECDNVKINDQITFQVKVTATKCIDNQTVTIRALGFTDSLDVHMRGRCNCECDEEISSSSDCSGHGKVDCGICSCFPGFIGKNCDCQTGGKSSKELEKSCRKDNASVTCSGLGDCVCGQCVCHTDEASKKKIYGSFCECDNMNCEIHNGQLCGGEIRGRCDCGKCKCNPGFGGSACQCETSTDGCLNINETVCSGRGECLCNTCQCKPGYQLPHCEDCEGCPSPCPRHVSCVECRYFQSGPFQKNCSQACSHIILRDNVMSRSKECKEKDSQNCWISFSMFQLDGEERYSVKVEPLKDCPEPPNVAAIVGGTVAGVALIGLLLLLIWKLVTELIDRKEYHRFEKEKSKAKWNDADNPLFKSATTTVVNPRFNGQ; encoded by the exons ATGATGATGCTGTACTGGTGGAAAGGAGAGCGTCCCTCaccatttttggaagccaaacagaaa GAGATGCTTCACGAACGCTTCCTTCTGCTGTCTGGCGCTGGACTGCTGATTCTGACATCAG TGCTGTCTCTTGAGTGCACCAAATACAATGTGAAAACCTGTCAGGACTGCATCCAGTCTGGCCCAGGATGTGCCTGGTGTAAGAAGCGG GATTTCACAAAAGTAGGAGAACAAGATTCCAGTCGCTGTGACACCAGGGAACAACTCCGGCAGAGGGGATGTGGGGATGACATAATTTTTCCAGAAAGCTTTGCCCAGCCAGGTCCACCACCAAGTCAGATAAAGCAAATCCAGCCTGAGAATGTGCACCTGCAGCTAAGACAAG ATCTGCCTGCTGTTTTTAATGTGACATTCCGCCGTGGGGAGGACTACCCTATAGATCTTTACTATTTGATGGACCTCTCATACTCTATGAATGATGATCTGGAAAATGTGAAGAAGCTAGGAGGAGACCTGCTGAATGCTCTCAAAAGTATTACCAAACATGCTCGAATAG GGTTTGGCGCCTTTGTGGACAAGACTGTGTTGCCCTTTGTTAACACCCACCCAGAGAAGCTGCAGAACCCTTGTCCAAGCAAGGAGACCAAATGTCAGCCACCATTTGCTTTCAGGCATGTGCTCAGCCTCACAGACAGGGTAGAGAAGTTTAAAGAAGAAGTCGGCAAGCAGGATATATCCGGGAATCTTGACGCACCAGAGGGAGGACTCGACGCCATGATGCAAGCCGCTGTTTGTGGG GATAAGATTGGTTGGAAAAATGTAACACGCTTACTGGTGTATACGACTGATGATGGCTTCCATTTTGCTGGGGATGGTAAACTTGGAGCCATCTTAACTCCTTATGATGGGAAATGCCACCTGGAGGAAAATATGTATAAAAGGAGCAATGAATAT GACTATCCATCTGTTGGTCAGTTGGTTCAAAAACTTGAAGAAAACAATATCCAGCCCATTTTTGCTGTTACCAGTAAAATGGTTGATACCTATCGG AAACTCAGTGAAATGATTCCCAAATCTGCTGTGGGAGAGCTGCAGGAAGACTCAAATAATATCATCCAACTCATCCAGCGTGCCTATGAT AGTTTGTCTTCCAAAATTATTTTGGACCATGGCCCTTTGCCAAACTTCATCAAAATCACGTATGATTCCTTCTGCCCTAACCAAATACACACCAAGGATAAACCAAGAGGGGAATGTGACAACGTGAAGATAAATGATCAG ATTACTTTCCAGGTGAAAGTTACAGCAACCAAATGCATTGACAACCAAACGGTTACCATCCGGGCTCTCGGTTTCACAGACTCCCTTGATGTGCACATGCGCGGTCGATGCAACTGCGAATGTGATGAGGAAATATCAAGTAGCTCTGACTGCAGTGGACATGGGAAAGTAGATTGTGGAATCTGCAG CTGTTTTCCTGGCTTTATTGGAAAGAATTGTGATTGTCAAACTGGAGGCAAATCCAGCAAGGAACTGGAGAAGAGTTGCCGCAAGGACAATGCCTCCGTCACCTGCTCCGGCCTGGGCGACTGTGTGTGTGGGCAGTGTGTTTGCCACACCGATGAAGCATCCAAAAAGAAGATCTATGGTTCTTTTTGCGAGTGTGACAACATGAACTGTGAGATTCACAATGGTCAACTTTGTGGCGGAGAAA TACGAGGACGGTGTGATTGTGGGAAATGCAAATGCAATCCTGGCTTTGGCGGCAGCGCCTGCCAATGTGAAACTTCAACAGATGGTTGCTTGAACATCAATGAGACCGTCTGCAGTGGCCGTGGGGAATGTCTGTGCAACACATGCCAATGTAAACCAGGCTATCAGCTTCCACACTGTGAAGATTGCGAAGGCTGTCCATCACCCTGTCCCAGACACGT ATCGTGTGTTGAGTGCCGTTACTTTCAGAGTGGTCCATTTCAGAAGAATTGCTCTCAAGCTTGTTCACACATTATTCTGAGAGATAATGTGATGTCCAGAAGTAAAGAATGCAAGGAGAAAGATTCTCAGAATTGCTGGATCTCCTTCTCTATGTTTCAGTTGGATGGAGAGGAGAGATACTCCGTTAAAGTGGAACCTTTAAAAG ATTGCCCAGAACCCCCTAATGTCGCAGCCATTGTGGGGGGCACCGTTGCTGGTGTGGCTCTTatcggcctcctcctccttttgattTGGAAGCTGGTAACGGAGCTGATTGATCGCAAGGAGTATCACCGATTTGAGAAAGAGAAGTCCAAGGCTAAGTGGAACGAT GCTGACAATCCTCTTTTCAAGAGTGCCACCACCACTGTTGTGAACCCCAGATTCAATGGCCAGTGA
- the ITGB2 gene encoding integrin beta-2 isoform X2: protein MLHERFLLLSGAGLLILTSVLSLECTKYNVKTCQDCIQSGPGCAWCKKRDFTKVGEQDSSRCDTREQLRQRGCGDDIIFPESFAQPGPPPSQIKQIQPENVHLQLRQDLPAVFNVTFRRGEDYPIDLYYLMDLSYSMNDDLENVKKLGGDLLNALKSITKHARIGFGAFVDKTVLPFVNTHPEKLQNPCPSKETKCQPPFAFRHVLSLTDRVEKFKEEVGKQDISGNLDAPEGGLDAMMQAAVCGDKIGWKNVTRLLVYTTDDGFHFAGDGKLGAILTPYDGKCHLEENMYKRSNEYDYPSVGQLVQKLEENNIQPIFAVTSKMVDTYRKLSEMIPKSAVGELQEDSNNIIQLIQRAYDSLSSKIILDHGPLPNFIKITYDSFCPNQIHTKDKPRGECDNVKINDQITFQVKVTATKCIDNQTVTIRALGFTDSLDVHMRGRCNCECDEEISSSSDCSGHGKVDCGICSCFPGFIGKNCDCQTGGKSSKELEKSCRKDNASVTCSGLGDCVCGQCVCHTDEASKKKIYGSFCECDNMNCEIHNGQLCGGEIRGRCDCGKCKCNPGFGGSACQCETSTDGCLNINETVCSGRGECLCNTCQCKPGYQLPHCEDCEGCPSPCPRHVSCVECRYFQSGPFQKNCSQACSHIILRDNVMSRSKECKEKDSQNCWISFSMFQLDGEERYSVKVEPLKDCPEPPNVAAIVGGTVAGVALIGLLLLLIWKLVTELIDRKEYHRFEKEKSKAKWNDADNPLFKSATTTVVNPRFNGQ, encoded by the exons ATGCTTCACGAACGCTTCCTTCTGCTGTCTGGCGCTGGACTGCTGATTCTGACATCAG TGCTGTCTCTTGAGTGCACCAAATACAATGTGAAAACCTGTCAGGACTGCATCCAGTCTGGCCCAGGATGTGCCTGGTGTAAGAAGCGG GATTTCACAAAAGTAGGAGAACAAGATTCCAGTCGCTGTGACACCAGGGAACAACTCCGGCAGAGGGGATGTGGGGATGACATAATTTTTCCAGAAAGCTTTGCCCAGCCAGGTCCACCACCAAGTCAGATAAAGCAAATCCAGCCTGAGAATGTGCACCTGCAGCTAAGACAAG ATCTGCCTGCTGTTTTTAATGTGACATTCCGCCGTGGGGAGGACTACCCTATAGATCTTTACTATTTGATGGACCTCTCATACTCTATGAATGATGATCTGGAAAATGTGAAGAAGCTAGGAGGAGACCTGCTGAATGCTCTCAAAAGTATTACCAAACATGCTCGAATAG GGTTTGGCGCCTTTGTGGACAAGACTGTGTTGCCCTTTGTTAACACCCACCCAGAGAAGCTGCAGAACCCTTGTCCAAGCAAGGAGACCAAATGTCAGCCACCATTTGCTTTCAGGCATGTGCTCAGCCTCACAGACAGGGTAGAGAAGTTTAAAGAAGAAGTCGGCAAGCAGGATATATCCGGGAATCTTGACGCACCAGAGGGAGGACTCGACGCCATGATGCAAGCCGCTGTTTGTGGG GATAAGATTGGTTGGAAAAATGTAACACGCTTACTGGTGTATACGACTGATGATGGCTTCCATTTTGCTGGGGATGGTAAACTTGGAGCCATCTTAACTCCTTATGATGGGAAATGCCACCTGGAGGAAAATATGTATAAAAGGAGCAATGAATAT GACTATCCATCTGTTGGTCAGTTGGTTCAAAAACTTGAAGAAAACAATATCCAGCCCATTTTTGCTGTTACCAGTAAAATGGTTGATACCTATCGG AAACTCAGTGAAATGATTCCCAAATCTGCTGTGGGAGAGCTGCAGGAAGACTCAAATAATATCATCCAACTCATCCAGCGTGCCTATGAT AGTTTGTCTTCCAAAATTATTTTGGACCATGGCCCTTTGCCAAACTTCATCAAAATCACGTATGATTCCTTCTGCCCTAACCAAATACACACCAAGGATAAACCAAGAGGGGAATGTGACAACGTGAAGATAAATGATCAG ATTACTTTCCAGGTGAAAGTTACAGCAACCAAATGCATTGACAACCAAACGGTTACCATCCGGGCTCTCGGTTTCACAGACTCCCTTGATGTGCACATGCGCGGTCGATGCAACTGCGAATGTGATGAGGAAATATCAAGTAGCTCTGACTGCAGTGGACATGGGAAAGTAGATTGTGGAATCTGCAG CTGTTTTCCTGGCTTTATTGGAAAGAATTGTGATTGTCAAACTGGAGGCAAATCCAGCAAGGAACTGGAGAAGAGTTGCCGCAAGGACAATGCCTCCGTCACCTGCTCCGGCCTGGGCGACTGTGTGTGTGGGCAGTGTGTTTGCCACACCGATGAAGCATCCAAAAAGAAGATCTATGGTTCTTTTTGCGAGTGTGACAACATGAACTGTGAGATTCACAATGGTCAACTTTGTGGCGGAGAAA TACGAGGACGGTGTGATTGTGGGAAATGCAAATGCAATCCTGGCTTTGGCGGCAGCGCCTGCCAATGTGAAACTTCAACAGATGGTTGCTTGAACATCAATGAGACCGTCTGCAGTGGCCGTGGGGAATGTCTGTGCAACACATGCCAATGTAAACCAGGCTATCAGCTTCCACACTGTGAAGATTGCGAAGGCTGTCCATCACCCTGTCCCAGACACGT ATCGTGTGTTGAGTGCCGTTACTTTCAGAGTGGTCCATTTCAGAAGAATTGCTCTCAAGCTTGTTCACACATTATTCTGAGAGATAATGTGATGTCCAGAAGTAAAGAATGCAAGGAGAAAGATTCTCAGAATTGCTGGATCTCCTTCTCTATGTTTCAGTTGGATGGAGAGGAGAGATACTCCGTTAAAGTGGAACCTTTAAAAG ATTGCCCAGAACCCCCTAATGTCGCAGCCATTGTGGGGGGCACCGTTGCTGGTGTGGCTCTTatcggcctcctcctccttttgattTGGAAGCTGGTAACGGAGCTGATTGATCGCAAGGAGTATCACCGATTTGAGAAAGAGAAGTCCAAGGCTAAGTGGAACGAT GCTGACAATCCTCTTTTCAAGAGTGCCACCACCACTGTTGTGAACCCCAGATTCAATGGCCAGTGA